In the genome of Paramisgurnus dabryanus chromosome 18, PD_genome_1.1, whole genome shotgun sequence, one region contains:
- the cpeb4b gene encoding cytoplasmic polyadenylation element-binding protein 4b isoform X1 — protein sequence MGDYGFGVLVQNNTGNKSAFPVRIHPHLQPPHHHQNATPSPAAFMNSTPAGNGSSSGSTWLFPAATAHSNMQDEILGSEKPKAQQQELQETQDKQQLSPGHQESVIISELEKARSEESKGENGSSEGTNGKEKLRLESPVLTPFDYQEPSGLGTAPQSSSSSLTSFNNWSAAIPATASTIINDDMGFFNPAASANNGPLLFQNFSHHVSPGFGGNFSPQIGPISQHHPPHPHFQHPHSQHQQHRRSPASPHPPPFPHRSAPFGQLPHLSNNLSKPPSPWGSYQSPSPSPSSTSWSPGGGYGGWGGSQGREYRRGLNGGLTPLNSISPLKKTFPNNHMPQQKYSRTSPGFNPKSWMDESRSENIFPFQDRPRSFDGFNMHSLENSLIDIMRAEQDTLKGRLGFTHPGGDSPLPINARNYGRRRGHSSLFPMEDGFPDEERSDPSLPGLGSPHCFPHQNGERVERYSRKVFVGGLPPDIDEDEITASFRRFGHLFVDWPHKAESKSYFPPKGYAFLLFQDESSVQALIDACIEEDGKLYLCVSSPTIKDKPVQIRPWNLNDSDFVMDGSQPLDPRKTIFVGGVPRPLRAVELAMIMDRLYGGVCYAGIDTDPELKYPKGAGRVAFSNQQSYIAAISARFVQLQHGEIDKRVEVKPYVLDDQLCDECQGTRCGGKFAPFFCANVTCLQYYCEYCWAAIHSRAGREFHKPLVKEGGDRPRHISFRWN from the exons ATGGGGGATTACGGGTTTGGAGTCTTAGTGCAAAACAACACTGGCAACAAGTCTGCTTTCCCAGTACGAATTCACCCACACCTGCAACCGCCGCACCACCACCAGAATGCCACCCCCAGCCCTGCAGCTTTCATGAACAGCACCCCGGCCGGGAATGGTAGCAGTAGCGGCTCGACCTGGCTGTTCCCGGCAGCCACTGCTCACAGCAACATGCAAGATGAGATTCTGGGCTCAGAGAAACCCAAAGCCCAGCAACAGGAGCTACAAGAGACCCAAGACAAGCAGCAGCTCTCGCCTGGCCATCAGGAGAGCGTCATTATCTCTGAGCTCGAAAAGGCTCGCTCGGAAGAGAGCAAAGGTGAGAACGGGTCATCCGAGGGGACCAATGGCAAGGAGAAGCTGCGTTTGGAGTCACCCGTGCTGACGCCCTTTGACTATCAGGAGCCCTCAGGCCTGGGCACGGCCCCCCAGTCCAGCAGCTCCTCCCTGACCAGTTTCAACAACTGGTCGGCCGCTATCCCCGCCACCGCTTCCACCATTATAAACGACGACATGGGCTTCTTCAACCCCGCCGCTTCGGCCAACAACGGCCCTTTGCTGTTTCAGAATTTCTCCCACCACGTCAGCCCGGGCTTCGGTGGTAACTTCTCCCCGCAGATCGGTCCGATCTCGCAGCATCACCCGCCTCATCCCCACTTTCAGCACCCTCACAGTCAGCACCAGCAGCATCGTCGTTCTCCTGCCAGCCCCCACCCACCGCCTTTCCCTCACCGCAGCGCCCCCTTTGGTCAGCTGCCGCATCTCTCCAACAACCTGAGCAAGCCTCCCTCACCTTGGGGTAGCTATCAGAGCCCCTCGCCCTCTCCCTCATCCACATCCTGGAGCCCAGGTGGGGGTTACGGTGGTTGGGGTGGCTCCCAGGGACGCGAGTACCGCAGAGGCCTGAATGGTGGCTTGACGCCTCTCAACTCCATCTCACCTCTGAAGAAGACTTTCCCCAACAACCACATGCCCCAGCAGAAGTACTCCCGCACCAGCCCCGGCTTCAACCCAAAGTCCTGGATGGATGAGAGCAGAAGCGAGAACATATTCCCTTTCCAG GATCGTCCCCGATCATTCGATGGCTTCAACATGCATTCTCTGGAGAACTCTCTGATTGACATCATGAGGGCTGAGCAAGACACACTAAAAG GTCGCCTCGGATTCACCCATCCAGGAGGAGACAGCCCCTTGCCCATAAACG CAAGGAATTATGGGAGGCGACGAG GACACTCATCTCTGTTCCCGATGGAAGATGGCTTCCCAGACGAGGAGAGATCCGATCCGAGCCTGCCAGGCCTCGGTTCTCCACACTGCTTCCCTCATCAGAACGGAGAGAGGGTGGAGCGCTATTCTCGCAAGGTCTTTGTGGGCGGCCTCCCCCCTGACATTGATGAAG ATGAGATAACAGCTAGTTTTCGCCGCTTTGGGCATCTGTTTGTGGACTGGCCTCACAAAGCAGAAAGCAAGTCATATTTCCCACCAAAAG GTTACGCGTTCCTCTTGTTTCAAGATGAGAGTTCTGTTCAGGCTCTTATTGACGCCTGCATCGAGGAAGACGGAAAGCTCTACTTATGCGTATCCAGCCCTACTATTAAAGACAAACCT GTCCAAATTCGCCCGTGGAATCTTAATGATAGTGATTTTGTGATGGATGGCTCACAGCCCCTGGACCCAAGGAAGACCATATTTGTGGGTGGAGTGCCGCGCCCGCTTCGTGCAG TGGAGCTGGCGATGATCATGGACAGGCTGTATGGCGGCGTGTGCTACGCAGGCATTGACACAGACCCAGAGCTGAAGTACCCTAAGGGTGCAGGGCGGGTCGCCTTCTCTAATCAGCAGAGCTACATTGCTGCTATCAGTGCTCGTTTTGTACAACTGCAGCATGGAGAAATCGATAAACGG GTGGAAGTGAAGCCATACGTCCTGGATGACCAGCTGTGCGATGAATGTCAGGGGACTCGCTGCGGAGGCAAGTTCGCTCCTTTCTTCTGCGCTAACGTGACCTGTCTCCAGTATTACTGTGAATACTGCTGGGCGGCCATCCACTCGCGCGCCGGCCGGGAGTTCCACAAGCCCCTGGTGAAAGAGGGCGGCGACAGACCTCGCCACATCTCCTTCCGCTGGAACTAA
- the cpeb4b gene encoding cytoplasmic polyadenylation element-binding protein 4b isoform X2, whose amino-acid sequence MGDYGFGVLVQNNTGNKSAFPVRIHPHLQPPHHHQNATPSPAAFMNSTPAGNGSSSGSTWLFPAATAHSNMQDEILGSEKPKAQQQELQETQDKQQLSPGHQESVIISELEKARSEESKGENGSSEGTNGKEKLRLESPVLTPFDYQEPSGLGTAPQSSSSSLTSFNNWSAAIPATASTIINDDMGFFNPAASANNGPLLFQNFSHHVSPGFGGNFSPQIGPISQHHPPHPHFQHPHSQHQQHRRSPASPHPPPFPHRSAPFGQLPHLSNNLSKPPSPWGSYQSPSPSPSSTSWSPGGGYGGWGGSQGREYRRGLNGGLTPLNSISPLKKTFPNNHMPQQKYSRTSPGFNPKSWMDESRSENIFPFQDRPRSFDGFNMHSLENSLIDIMRAEQDTLKGRLGFTHPGGDSPLPINGHSSLFPMEDGFPDEERSDPSLPGLGSPHCFPHQNGERVERYSRKVFVGGLPPDIDEDEITASFRRFGHLFVDWPHKAESKSYFPPKGYAFLLFQDESSVQALIDACIEEDGKLYLCVSSPTIKDKPVQIRPWNLNDSDFVMDGSQPLDPRKTIFVGGVPRPLRAVELAMIMDRLYGGVCYAGIDTDPELKYPKGAGRVAFSNQQSYIAAISARFVQLQHGEIDKRVEVKPYVLDDQLCDECQGTRCGGKFAPFFCANVTCLQYYCEYCWAAIHSRAGREFHKPLVKEGGDRPRHISFRWN is encoded by the exons ATGGGGGATTACGGGTTTGGAGTCTTAGTGCAAAACAACACTGGCAACAAGTCTGCTTTCCCAGTACGAATTCACCCACACCTGCAACCGCCGCACCACCACCAGAATGCCACCCCCAGCCCTGCAGCTTTCATGAACAGCACCCCGGCCGGGAATGGTAGCAGTAGCGGCTCGACCTGGCTGTTCCCGGCAGCCACTGCTCACAGCAACATGCAAGATGAGATTCTGGGCTCAGAGAAACCCAAAGCCCAGCAACAGGAGCTACAAGAGACCCAAGACAAGCAGCAGCTCTCGCCTGGCCATCAGGAGAGCGTCATTATCTCTGAGCTCGAAAAGGCTCGCTCGGAAGAGAGCAAAGGTGAGAACGGGTCATCCGAGGGGACCAATGGCAAGGAGAAGCTGCGTTTGGAGTCACCCGTGCTGACGCCCTTTGACTATCAGGAGCCCTCAGGCCTGGGCACGGCCCCCCAGTCCAGCAGCTCCTCCCTGACCAGTTTCAACAACTGGTCGGCCGCTATCCCCGCCACCGCTTCCACCATTATAAACGACGACATGGGCTTCTTCAACCCCGCCGCTTCGGCCAACAACGGCCCTTTGCTGTTTCAGAATTTCTCCCACCACGTCAGCCCGGGCTTCGGTGGTAACTTCTCCCCGCAGATCGGTCCGATCTCGCAGCATCACCCGCCTCATCCCCACTTTCAGCACCCTCACAGTCAGCACCAGCAGCATCGTCGTTCTCCTGCCAGCCCCCACCCACCGCCTTTCCCTCACCGCAGCGCCCCCTTTGGTCAGCTGCCGCATCTCTCCAACAACCTGAGCAAGCCTCCCTCACCTTGGGGTAGCTATCAGAGCCCCTCGCCCTCTCCCTCATCCACATCCTGGAGCCCAGGTGGGGGTTACGGTGGTTGGGGTGGCTCCCAGGGACGCGAGTACCGCAGAGGCCTGAATGGTGGCTTGACGCCTCTCAACTCCATCTCACCTCTGAAGAAGACTTTCCCCAACAACCACATGCCCCAGCAGAAGTACTCCCGCACCAGCCCCGGCTTCAACCCAAAGTCCTGGATGGATGAGAGCAGAAGCGAGAACATATTCCCTTTCCAG GATCGTCCCCGATCATTCGATGGCTTCAACATGCATTCTCTGGAGAACTCTCTGATTGACATCATGAGGGCTGAGCAAGACACACTAAAAG GTCGCCTCGGATTCACCCATCCAGGAGGAGACAGCCCCTTGCCCATAAACG GACACTCATCTCTGTTCCCGATGGAAGATGGCTTCCCAGACGAGGAGAGATCCGATCCGAGCCTGCCAGGCCTCGGTTCTCCACACTGCTTCCCTCATCAGAACGGAGAGAGGGTGGAGCGCTATTCTCGCAAGGTCTTTGTGGGCGGCCTCCCCCCTGACATTGATGAAG ATGAGATAACAGCTAGTTTTCGCCGCTTTGGGCATCTGTTTGTGGACTGGCCTCACAAAGCAGAAAGCAAGTCATATTTCCCACCAAAAG GTTACGCGTTCCTCTTGTTTCAAGATGAGAGTTCTGTTCAGGCTCTTATTGACGCCTGCATCGAGGAAGACGGAAAGCTCTACTTATGCGTATCCAGCCCTACTATTAAAGACAAACCT GTCCAAATTCGCCCGTGGAATCTTAATGATAGTGATTTTGTGATGGATGGCTCACAGCCCCTGGACCCAAGGAAGACCATATTTGTGGGTGGAGTGCCGCGCCCGCTTCGTGCAG TGGAGCTGGCGATGATCATGGACAGGCTGTATGGCGGCGTGTGCTACGCAGGCATTGACACAGACCCAGAGCTGAAGTACCCTAAGGGTGCAGGGCGGGTCGCCTTCTCTAATCAGCAGAGCTACATTGCTGCTATCAGTGCTCGTTTTGTACAACTGCAGCATGGAGAAATCGATAAACGG GTGGAAGTGAAGCCATACGTCCTGGATGACCAGCTGTGCGATGAATGTCAGGGGACTCGCTGCGGAGGCAAGTTCGCTCCTTTCTTCTGCGCTAACGTGACCTGTCTCCAGTATTACTGTGAATACTGCTGGGCGGCCATCCACTCGCGCGCCGGCCGGGAGTTCCACAAGCCCCTGGTGAAAGAGGGCGGCGACAGACCTCGCCACATCTCCTTCCGCTGGAACTAA